Genomic DNA from Candidatus Omnitrophota bacterium:
GGCCAATTTATGATAAAGGTAGATATGCCTGCCGGGACTAAGCTTGACGTGGCTAACAAAGTGGCGCGCAGCATAGAGAATACCATATTGAAGATGAAGTATGTAAAAACAGTAAGCACTACCGTCGGCTCAAATAAAGAAGAATCTGCTTCATCGGGTAATATAGAGATGCTGCAGTCAAACCAGGCTCAAATAGCGGTCAGCCTCGCGCCTAAAAGAAGGATAAGCACCGATGATTTTATCCAAGAATTGAAAAATAAGCTGGATAAAGTCGATACGGAAGGAGCCGAAATCAACTACGTGCTTTCTCAGAGCGTGATCTTTTCGGCCTTTCAAGAAGGGGGCGCGCCCATAGTCGTTGAGATAAAAGGGCAGGATTTCGAAAAACTCGATAATATAGCAAAATCGGTTACAGCCGAAATCAGCAAAATAAAAGGTGTTTATAACGTAAAGAGCACGATCAAAGAGCCGGCCCCCGAAACAAAGATAATAGTTGATAAGAATAAAGCGGCGCTGTATAGGCTTTCTGTTCATGACATAGCCCAGACAGCGCAAATAGCCATAGAGGGATGGGTCGCTACGAAATTTAAGGAAGAAGGAAAAGAGATAGATGTGAGGGTAAGGCTTAGGGAGGCCGATAGAAAAGATATTGCCTCTATAAAACAGCTAAAGGTAGCCTCGCGTGACGGCGCGGAAGTCGCCCTTCACGAAGTGACCACTTTGCAACAGGGCAAGGGTCCTAGTGAGATACGCAGAGTTGACAAAGAGCGGACCGTATTGGTCTATGCCAGCATATTCAACAGAAACGCAAGCGATGTTATTAAGGAAGTAGAAGGAGCAATCAATAATGTAAAGATACCCGTCGGTTATCCCAAGCTGAAACTTGCGGGCGAAGAAGAGCAGATGAAAGAATCCTTCTCAAGCCTTATATTTGCGTTGGCGCTTTCAGTGCTTCTTGTTTATATGATAATGGCGGCGCAATTCGAGTCGC
This window encodes:
- a CDS encoding efflux RND transporter permease subunit gives rise to the protein GQFMIKVDMPAGTKLDVANKVARSIENTILKMKYVKTVSTTVGSNKEESASSGNIEMLQSNQAQIAVSLAPKRRISTDDFIQELKNKLDKVDTEGAEINYVLSQSVIFSAFQEGGAPIVVEIKGQDFEKLDNIAKSVTAEISKIKGVYNVKSTIKEPAPETKIIVDKNKAALYRLSVHDIAQTAQIAIEGWVATKFKEEGKEIDVRVRLREADRKDIASIKQLKVASRDGAEVALHEVTTLQQGKGPSEIRRVDKERTVLVYASIFNRNASDVIKEVEGAINNVKIPVGYPKLKLAGEEEQMKESFSSLIFALALSVLLVYMIMAAQFESLWQPFLIMFTVPLSVIGVAAAFIITGTTVNIVSILGFIILGGIVVNNGIVLIDYINVLRGEGKNLYDSVVEASATRLRPILMTALTTVLGLVPLALGLGEGAELQSPLAVTVMGGLLVSTFLTLIVIPTVYLMSEEFFTRFTKKEPPII